The Catharus ustulatus isolate bCatUst1 chromosome 16, bCatUst1.pri.v2, whole genome shotgun sequence genome window below encodes:
- the NPW gene encoding neuropeptide W, translated as MARGQLSGGTWGALVLLGLMLPAAPAGAWYKHVASPRYHTVGRASGLLMGVRRSPYLWRRELAAEPPRHPGTPAGDSPPSGENPPAAAPAPPPPPGPGLLLQRLLRRGWGWGRPRPAPARPPPGPRQPQLLPLEDLALTR; from the exons aTGGCCAGGGGACAGCTGTCggggggcacctggggagcgctggtgctgctggggctgatgCTGCCGGCCGCCCCGGCGGGCGCCTGGTACAAGCACGTCGCCAGCCCCCGGTACCACACGGTGGGGCGAGcctcggggctgctgatgggggtCCGCCGCTCTCCCTACCTCTGGAGACGGGAGCTGGCGGCAGAACCCCCCCGGcaccccgggacccccgccGGGGACAGCCCCCCGTCCGGGGAGAACCCCCCGGctgctgccccggccccgccgccgccgcccggccccgggctCCTCCTGCAGCGGCTGctccggcggggctggggctggggccgcccccgcccggcccctgCGCGacccccgcccggcccccgccaGCCTCAG CTCCTCCCGCTCGAAGACCTGGCTCTGACGCGCTGA